A window from Festucalex cinctus isolate MCC-2025b chromosome 4, RoL_Fcin_1.0, whole genome shotgun sequence encodes these proteins:
- the LOC144017301 gene encoding interleukin-18 receptor accessory protein-like isoform X1 yields MQTGYVLLFWLFPVFLKGCCVKRNQHYKTAFSGPRKAMTQQHYRLVEGEMFLMPCFKNMVTWYKIGEENGGFHFDCGREFLIEAKHSGNYTLLTGKMFLLLQVLDKRRLPCYKAEEVDVVMLLAGAGGKIPCPGFNSTISTGVTWYKGNRSVSTKHRDSCVKNGHLHLCTVYQYDSGRYFCDSHFIEQEAEWTFRRPVNVTSIPSKEARGPPRITLPDDSTAQEVELGKSHSLRCVVHFPFEVNFSPQVKWYKNYRDNLDNRILLNTESQETERVKFDEFMVTHIAIIQEVTELHLNHTYTCMATNPVGNSSVTLKLKRKIKENCPTLLIGYPIASLLLVAGLGVVLRVKWLELQLIYISRFQRGKVDADEKEFDVFLSYVWTPHEETLSSLSGPESHDSSLEPSNSEHVIGHMRPPEVLIPLVLENLWGYRLCLLERDMLPGEAYTNDVVRAIRRSQILICVVSAEYLSNSNAVFVLESGIKVLLQSSTLKILLIRTSRTSTRFLQPDSPLPSVVQRALKVLPSLDWNLAHTKRANGKFWRSLRKVLPKHTVVTSHIHYGQYTTITETKSWE; encoded by the exons ATGCAAACTGGATATGTTCTGCTCTTTTGGCTATTTCCCGTTTTCCTGAAAGGATGCTGTGTGAAACGCAATCAACATTATAAAACAG CGTTTTCAGGTCCACGCAAGGCTATGACACAGCAGCACTATCGACTTGTGGAGGGTGAAATGTTTCTGATGCCGTGCTTTAAAAACATGGTGACATGGTACAAAATCGGAGAAGAAAATGGAGGCTTTCATTTTGACTGTGGGAGGGAGTTCTTAATCGAAGCCAAACATTCAGGAAATTACACTTTGCTTACCGG CAAAATGTTCCTCTTGCTCCAGGTGTTGGACAAACGTCGGCTGCCATGTTACAAGGCCGAGGAGGTGGATGTGGTGATGCTGCTTGCGGGTGCAGGAGGAAAGATCCCTTGCCCCGGTTTCAACTCTACAATCAGCACAGGTGTCACCTGGTACAAG GGTAACAGAAGTGTGTCGACAAAGCATCGTGACTCCTGCGTGAAGAACGGCCACTTGCATCTATGCACAGTTTACCAATACGACTCAGGGCGATATTTTTGTGATTCACACTTCATAGAACAAGAAGCAGAATGGACCTTCAGGAGGCCTGTTAACGTGACCTCCATAC CCTCTAAAGAAGCGAGGGGCCCTCCAAGGATTACATTACCTGATGACAGTACAGCACAGGAAGTGGAGCTTG GGAAGTCCCACAGTCTGAGATGTGttgtacattttccatttgaggtcaacTTTTCACCACAAGTGAAGTGGTACAAAAATTACAGAGATAACTTGGACAACAGAATTCTGCTGAACACAGAGAGCCAAGA AACTGAACGGGTGAAATTTGACGAGTTCATGGTCACGCACATTGCTATTATCCAGGAGGTGACGGAACTTCATCTGAACCACACATACACGTGCATGGCCACAAACCCTGTTGGAAACAGCAGCGTCACGCTCAAACTCAAGAGGAAAATTAAAG AAAATTGTCCAACATTACTGATTGGTTATCCAATTGCTTCTTTGCTGTTGGTTGCTGGCCTGGGCGTTGTTTTGCGTGTGAAATGGTTGGAACTGCAACTTATCTACATTTCACGCTTTCAAAGAGGAAAAGTGGATGCAG ATGAGAAAGAGTTTGATGTGTTTTTGTCTTATGTGTGGACACCACATGAAGAGACACTCTCCTCACTGTCAGGACCAGAATCACACG ATTCTTCACTTGAACCGTCAAACTCTGAGCATGTTATCGGCCATATGAGGCCACCTGAAGTGCTGATTCCTCTGGTTTTGGAAAACCTGTGGGGGTATCGCCTCTGTTTGCTGGAGAGGGATATGCTTCCTGGTGAAG CCTATACAAACGATGTGGTGCGAGCAATCCGAAGAAGTCAAATCCTCATTTGTGTTGTGTCTGCTGAATATTTGTCCAACAGCAATGCTGTTTTTGTTCTGGAATCAGGAATTAAG GTTTTGTTGCAGAGCTCTACACTTAAAATTCTGCTCATACGGACAAGTAGAACTTCCACACGTTTCTTACAGCCAGATTCACCTCTGCCTTCAGTGGTGCAAAGGGCCTTGAAGGTACTACCCAGCCTGGACTGGAATTTGGCACACACTAAAAGAGCGAATGGCAAATTCTGGAGGTCGCTGAGGAAGGTTTTACCCAAACACACAGTAGTCACATCACATATCCATTATGGACAGTACACAACCATCACAGAAACCAAGAGTTGGGAATAG
- the LOC144017301 gene encoding interleukin-18 receptor accessory protein-like isoform X2 produces the protein MFLLLQVLDKRRLPCYKAEEVDVVMLLAGAGGKIPCPGFNSTISTGVTWYKGNRSVSTKHRDSCVKNGHLHLCTVYQYDSGRYFCDSHFIEQEAEWTFRRPVNVTSIPSKEARGPPRITLPDDSTAQEVELGKSHSLRCVVHFPFEVNFSPQVKWYKNYRDNLDNRILLNTESQETERVKFDEFMVTHIAIIQEVTELHLNHTYTCMATNPVGNSSVTLKLKRKIKENCPTLLIGYPIASLLLVAGLGVVLRVKWLELQLIYISRFQRGKVDADEKEFDVFLSYVWTPHEETLSSLSGPESHDSSLEPSNSEHVIGHMRPPEVLIPLVLENLWGYRLCLLERDMLPGEAYTNDVVRAIRRSQILICVVSAEYLSNSNAVFVLESGIKVLLQSSTLKILLIRTSRTSTRFLQPDSPLPSVVQRALKVLPSLDWNLAHTKRANGKFWRSLRKVLPKHTVVTSHIHYGQYTTITETKSWE, from the exons ATGTTCCTCTTGCTCCAGGTGTTGGACAAACGTCGGCTGCCATGTTACAAGGCCGAGGAGGTGGATGTGGTGATGCTGCTTGCGGGTGCAGGAGGAAAGATCCCTTGCCCCGGTTTCAACTCTACAATCAGCACAGGTGTCACCTGGTACAAG GGTAACAGAAGTGTGTCGACAAAGCATCGTGACTCCTGCGTGAAGAACGGCCACTTGCATCTATGCACAGTTTACCAATACGACTCAGGGCGATATTTTTGTGATTCACACTTCATAGAACAAGAAGCAGAATGGACCTTCAGGAGGCCTGTTAACGTGACCTCCATAC CCTCTAAAGAAGCGAGGGGCCCTCCAAGGATTACATTACCTGATGACAGTACAGCACAGGAAGTGGAGCTTG GGAAGTCCCACAGTCTGAGATGTGttgtacattttccatttgaggtcaacTTTTCACCACAAGTGAAGTGGTACAAAAATTACAGAGATAACTTGGACAACAGAATTCTGCTGAACACAGAGAGCCAAGA AACTGAACGGGTGAAATTTGACGAGTTCATGGTCACGCACATTGCTATTATCCAGGAGGTGACGGAACTTCATCTGAACCACACATACACGTGCATGGCCACAAACCCTGTTGGAAACAGCAGCGTCACGCTCAAACTCAAGAGGAAAATTAAAG AAAATTGTCCAACATTACTGATTGGTTATCCAATTGCTTCTTTGCTGTTGGTTGCTGGCCTGGGCGTTGTTTTGCGTGTGAAATGGTTGGAACTGCAACTTATCTACATTTCACGCTTTCAAAGAGGAAAAGTGGATGCAG ATGAGAAAGAGTTTGATGTGTTTTTGTCTTATGTGTGGACACCACATGAAGAGACACTCTCCTCACTGTCAGGACCAGAATCACACG ATTCTTCACTTGAACCGTCAAACTCTGAGCATGTTATCGGCCATATGAGGCCACCTGAAGTGCTGATTCCTCTGGTTTTGGAAAACCTGTGGGGGTATCGCCTCTGTTTGCTGGAGAGGGATATGCTTCCTGGTGAAG CCTATACAAACGATGTGGTGCGAGCAATCCGAAGAAGTCAAATCCTCATTTGTGTTGTGTCTGCTGAATATTTGTCCAACAGCAATGCTGTTTTTGTTCTGGAATCAGGAATTAAG GTTTTGTTGCAGAGCTCTACACTTAAAATTCTGCTCATACGGACAAGTAGAACTTCCACACGTTTCTTACAGCCAGATTCACCTCTGCCTTCAGTGGTGCAAAGGGCCTTGAAGGTACTACCCAGCCTGGACTGGAATTTGGCACACACTAAAAGAGCGAATGGCAAATTCTGGAGGTCGCTGAGGAAGGTTTTACCCAAACACACAGTAGTCACATCACATATCCATTATGGACAGTACACAACCATCACAGAAACCAAGAGTTGGGAATAG
- the pcnp gene encoding PEST proteolytic signal-containing nuclear protein isoform X2 yields MANHERSRRNYRDDGGPLEEGGRVKTKPVSCSTVGGGASKLKRTSQHLSSEDEDETPSDPQAPRKASKIGFGLSSNTGKVSNPISIKLGASKPKEPVPSAPPKKLGLAAVFNEDDDSEPEEMPPEAKMRMKNIGRETPTSAGPNSFNKGKQGFSDNQKLWERKLKSQTDKQ; encoded by the exons ATGGCGAACCACGAACGTAGCAGGAGAAACTACCGCGACGACGGAG GGCCGCTGGAGGAGGGAGGCAGAGTGAAAACTAAGCCTGTCTCTTGTAGCACGGTTGGCGGGGGAGCAAGCAAACTCAAACGCACATCCCAGCATCTTTCTTCCGAGGATGAGGACGAAACCCCGTCTGACCCACAAGCGCCCCGCAAAGCCTCCAAAATAGGCTTCGGCCTGAGCAGCAACACTGGGAAAGTGTCCAATCCCATATCTATCAAACTTGGAGCGAGT AAACCCAAAGAGCCTGTACCATCGGCCCCTCCAAAAAAGCTTGGACTGGCAGCTGTTtttaatgaggatgatgat AGTGAGCCTGAGGAGATGCCCCCAGAGgcaaagatgaggatgaagaacaTTGGCAG GGAGACGCCAACGTCGGCAGGACCGAACTCCTTCAACAAGGGCAAGCAGGGCTTCTCTGATAATCAAAAACTTTGGGAGAGGAAACTGAAGTCCCAGACAGACAAACAGTGA
- the pcnp gene encoding PEST proteolytic signal-containing nuclear protein isoform X1: MANHERSRRNYRDDGGPLEEGGRVKTKPVSCSTVGGGASKLKRTSQHLSSEDEDETPSDPQAPRKASKIGFGLSSNTGKVSNPISIKLGASKPKEPVPSAPPKKLGLAAVFNEDDDSEPEEMPPEAKMRMKNIGSTNAGPEHTSAPRGLDSHGKYRDVRHRLLLTVSTVACCHSVCARAPCREHGVDGSPPHNSC; encoded by the exons ATGGCGAACCACGAACGTAGCAGGAGAAACTACCGCGACGACGGAG GGCCGCTGGAGGAGGGAGGCAGAGTGAAAACTAAGCCTGTCTCTTGTAGCACGGTTGGCGGGGGAGCAAGCAAACTCAAACGCACATCCCAGCATCTTTCTTCCGAGGATGAGGACGAAACCCCGTCTGACCCACAAGCGCCCCGCAAAGCCTCCAAAATAGGCTTCGGCCTGAGCAGCAACACTGGGAAAGTGTCCAATCCCATATCTATCAAACTTGGAGCGAGT AAACCCAAAGAGCCTGTACCATCGGCCCCTCCAAAAAAGCTTGGACTGGCAGCTGTTtttaatgaggatgatgat AGTGAGCCTGAGGAGATGCCCCCAGAGgcaaagatgaggatgaagaacaTTGGCAG taccaacgccggcccggaacatacaagtgcaccgagaggactcgacagccatgggaaataccgagatgtacggcaccggcttctgctaactgtctccactgttgcatgttgtcactcggtgtgcgcgcgcgcgccgtgtcgcgagcacggcgttgacggtagcccCCCCCACAATTCGTGTTAG